In Pseudomonas fluorescens, the following are encoded in one genomic region:
- a CDS encoding tail protein X: MAMTCRTADGDLLDTLCHHYYGHLNRSVEAVLAANQGLADEPQPFRAGVLITLPDLVVETDSVISLWD, encoded by the coding sequence ATGGCGATGACCTGCAGAACAGCTGACGGGGATCTGCTCGACACCCTGTGTCACCACTATTACGGTCACCTGAACCGCAGCGTCGAGGCGGTGCTGGCAGCCAACCAAGGCTTGGCCGATGAGCCACAGCCGTTCCGGGCCGGCGTTCTGATCACGCTGCCAGACTTGGTGGTGGAGACGGACAGCGTCATTTCGTTGTGGGATTGA
- a CDS encoding DUF4435 domain-containing protein, with protein sequence MHKSSELGFVIDGSHLSKLKYFNLDGLETQTVFVWVESREDKRFWRSLLKDNNNYKFEIKLPDQFLSVDGKAATGCKRLMAMLDRKEVTLSKHNIFCIDDDGSFLSSFCNEYEDKINKKHIYTTKIFSIDNAFLVPMHVDRVLANISACELNKLVLKPSDLIEALSCSSHDTVALLSYANVITPQAAETLRNGLHSAIQRLKLIDFEVPLAESAVYQEYLGTLNSLNESIKTNFINAGFEGKFEAYESKLLSIGLNRSNAFLFIRGHDVFDMIISVADRMSKHLKRQEEVRIKGIYQNPGDVVKALKNEWAEFASTLKQCFYYTSLEVEFLADTVTELSEQYS encoded by the coding sequence ATGCACAAATCTTCAGAACTGGGTTTTGTCATTGACGGATCGCATCTAAGCAAACTTAAATACTTCAACCTTGACGGACTGGAAACACAAACAGTATTCGTTTGGGTTGAGTCCCGAGAAGATAAGCGATTTTGGCGCAGCCTATTAAAAGACAACAACAACTACAAATTTGAAATCAAACTCCCAGATCAATTTCTTTCTGTTGATGGAAAAGCTGCTACCGGGTGTAAACGCCTGATGGCAATGTTGGATCGCAAGGAAGTCACTCTTAGCAAACACAATATTTTTTGTATAGATGATGACGGATCATTTCTCTCGTCGTTTTGCAACGAATACGAAGACAAAATAAACAAAAAACACATCTATACCACCAAAATATTTTCGATTGATAACGCTTTTTTGGTACCCATGCACGTTGATCGCGTGCTAGCAAACATCTCAGCTTGTGAATTAAATAAACTGGTTCTGAAGCCGTCCGACCTTATTGAAGCGCTCAGTTGTAGCTCTCATGATACAGTGGCGTTGCTTTCTTACGCCAATGTAATTACCCCACAAGCGGCTGAAACACTAAGAAATGGATTGCATTCGGCGATCCAACGCTTGAAACTAATTGACTTTGAAGTCCCACTTGCCGAGTCAGCAGTTTACCAAGAATATTTAGGCACCTTAAATTCCTTAAACGAAAGCATTAAAACAAACTTTATTAATGCAGGATTCGAAGGCAAATTTGAAGCATATGAATCAAAACTATTATCGATTGGACTAAACAGATCAAATGCATTCCTGTTTATCCGAGGCCACGATGTATTTGATATGATAATTTCTGTTGCCGACCGCATGAGCAAACATCTAAAACGACAAGAGGAAGTCCGAATCAAAGGCATCTATCAAAACCCAGGTGACGTTGTTAAAGCGCTAAAAAATGAGTGGGCTGAATTCGCTTCTACGCTAAAACAATGCTTCTATTACACAAGTCTTGAAGTTGAATTCTTGGCTGACACTGTCACAGAGCTTTCCGAACAGTATAGCTAG
- a CDS encoding contractile injection system protein, VgrG/Pvc8 family yields MQPLFRIVADGADITALINDRLVSLQLADRPGMASDSFELRIDDRDGAVSLPVRGASIEVYLGYAGADLTRMGRYTVDEVAVSGPPDTLVISGKASDMRGSGKTTRSGSWEDVSLAQIVGDVAARNGWQPSCPVDTRVPRMDQLNESDFNFITRVAKKHDCTAKVADGKLLVLPRQGGQSASGKALGMITLQRNDVTRWQFRLSDRSAHQGVSTQYQNPASGELLVSHLDNPNVPEGMPPVHTDRHIYPDRTAADEAAKARLAAFNRSTASVRLDLPGRTDLFAETMIKAQGFKRGLDGEYLVESVDHTFTPSGWTVSVECNGGKEGKAKASGKPQKVVLDVAD; encoded by the coding sequence ATGCAACCGCTGTTTCGTATCGTCGCCGACGGCGCCGATATTACCGCGTTGATCAATGATCGGCTGGTCTCACTGCAGCTGGCCGACCGACCGGGGATGGCCTCGGATTCGTTCGAACTGCGCATTGATGACCGTGACGGCGCGGTGTCGCTGCCTGTGCGTGGCGCGAGCATCGAGGTCTACCTGGGGTATGCCGGTGCCGACCTGACGCGCATGGGTCGCTACACGGTGGACGAAGTGGCGGTCTCCGGCCCGCCGGACACACTGGTGATCAGCGGAAAGGCCAGCGACATGCGCGGCAGCGGCAAGACCACACGCAGCGGCAGTTGGGAGGACGTCAGCCTGGCGCAGATCGTTGGCGACGTGGCCGCACGCAATGGCTGGCAGCCGTCGTGCCCGGTCGACACCCGGGTGCCGCGCATGGACCAGCTCAATGAATCCGACTTCAACTTCATCACCCGCGTGGCCAAGAAGCACGACTGCACGGCCAAGGTGGCCGACGGCAAGCTGCTGGTCCTGCCGCGACAGGGCGGGCAAAGCGCCAGTGGCAAGGCCTTGGGTATGATCACCTTGCAACGCAATGACGTGACCCGCTGGCAGTTTCGCTTGAGCGACCGCAGTGCCCATCAAGGGGTCAGCACCCAGTACCAGAACCCGGCGAGCGGTGAATTGTTGGTCTCGCACCTGGACAACCCCAATGTACCCGAGGGCATGCCGCCGGTGCATACCGATCGGCACATCTACCCGGACCGCACGGCGGCCGATGAGGCGGCCAAGGCGCGCCTGGCGGCGTTCAATCGTTCGACCGCCTCGGTGCGCCTCGACCTGCCGGGCCGGACCGACCTGTTTGCCGAAACCATGATCAAGGCGCAAGGCTTCAAGCGCGGGCTCGATGGCGAATACCTGGTGGAGTCGGTGGATCACACCTTCACCCCGTCCGGGTGGACGGTGTCGGTGGAGTGCAATGGTGGCAAGGAGGGCAAGGCCAAGGCCTCCGGCAAACCACAGAAAGTCGTGCTCGACGTGGCTGATTGA
- a CDS encoding ATP-binding protein, which yields MRKIERIGLHNMPWLGHGIEINVDQGCQFLILTGYNGSGKSRVLSALLETLSLARNHDFPAKESDWVMSIALQDDIEVRAIKADRGTMPHDSVQKKVGSILTKRESLSKTYKDVEKYLQTGKTRGSYSSQKSENEDSRNFCAGTIFCDQNELEAIENSINVVAYIDEKIHFNYARKVENALFENVHNLNNTLLVLITEFVSSSIVKDSVSSVLESSVKDAMREYFKAAKKKKLEITEEKAVEYVSEKIKLEEANLSDTVFSSNDFFVISNEFFTLTKRRLVWNDNTIRLRLCDGTLVDWFLFSKGEKTLLSLFLMVYLYKDSSLFFLDEPETSLHVEWQQRLLPALQKLAPNSQFIIATHSPFLIMNTDVEQVINMAKYTPDA from the coding sequence TTGAGAAAAATAGAGCGGATCGGCTTGCATAATATGCCTTGGCTTGGTCACGGAATCGAAATCAATGTGGACCAAGGCTGTCAATTTTTGATTTTGACTGGCTACAATGGCTCAGGAAAATCGCGGGTTCTATCGGCTCTTCTAGAAACATTATCGCTAGCTCGAAATCATGACTTTCCTGCAAAGGAATCTGACTGGGTGATGAGCATTGCATTGCAAGACGACATAGAAGTTAGAGCAATTAAAGCCGATCGAGGAACTATGCCCCACGATTCGGTCCAAAAAAAGGTTGGCTCAATTTTAACCAAACGTGAGAGCCTTTCGAAAACATACAAAGATGTCGAAAAATATTTGCAAACTGGAAAAACCCGGGGCTCATACTCTTCGCAAAAATCGGAAAACGAAGACTCTCGCAACTTTTGTGCCGGCACTATCTTTTGCGATCAAAATGAATTAGAGGCAATTGAAAACTCGATAAATGTTGTTGCGTACATCGATGAAAAAATTCACTTCAACTACGCCCGAAAAGTTGAAAACGCATTATTTGAAAACGTCCACAATCTAAATAACACACTGCTAGTCCTGATCACCGAATTTGTATCATCCAGCATTGTAAAAGATTCCGTTAGCTCCGTACTGGAATCATCTGTAAAAGATGCAATGAGAGAATACTTCAAAGCTGCCAAAAAGAAAAAACTGGAAATAACAGAAGAAAAAGCAGTCGAATATGTTTCAGAAAAAATAAAGCTAGAAGAAGCAAACCTGAGTGACACCGTATTTTCCTCGAACGATTTTTTTGTAATATCCAATGAGTTCTTCACACTCACAAAACGTAGACTTGTATGGAATGACAACACAATCAGGCTTAGATTGTGCGATGGAACATTGGTGGATTGGTTCTTGTTTTCGAAGGGAGAAAAAACATTACTATCCTTATTTTTGATGGTGTACTTATATAAAGATAGCTCGCTATTTTTCCTCGACGAACCTGAAACCTCTTTACATGTAGAATGGCAGCAAAGACTTCTACCCGCCCTTCAAAAGCTGGCACCTAATTCGCAATTTATAATTGCAACCCACTCTCCATTCCTCATAATGAATACAGATGTGGAGCAGGTTATAAACATGGCAAAATACACACCGGACGCATAA
- a CDS encoding DNA adenine methylase: MSTPIIPWMGGKRRLADRLIPLFPPHECYVEVFAGGAALYFMRPQAAPVEVLNDINGDLVTLYRVVQNHLEEFVRQFKWALSSRQVFEWQKMTRPETLTDIQRAARFFYLQHHAFAGKVSGQTFGTATTGPAINLLRIEENLSAAWQRLSGTYVEHLPWLECAERYDRAHTFHYMDPPYWQTAGYGVDFPFENYERMADFMRRCKGRVMVSINDHPDIRRVFEGFHFETLDIRYTTTNQRQGRADISGELIVMNWEPAAFGGLF, translated from the coding sequence ATGTCTACTCCTATCATCCCTTGGATGGGCGGCAAACGCCGTCTGGCCGATCGCCTCATCCCGCTGTTCCCACCCCATGAATGCTACGTCGAAGTCTTTGCTGGCGGCGCCGCGTTGTATTTCATGCGACCTCAGGCGGCGCCCGTCGAAGTCCTCAACGACATCAATGGCGACCTGGTGACGCTGTACCGCGTCGTACAGAACCACCTCGAAGAGTTCGTGCGCCAGTTCAAATGGGCGCTCAGCTCGCGCCAGGTGTTCGAGTGGCAGAAGATGACCCGCCCGGAAACCCTCACCGACATCCAGCGTGCCGCGCGATTTTTCTACCTGCAGCATCATGCCTTCGCCGGCAAGGTGTCCGGGCAGACGTTCGGCACCGCGACCACCGGCCCGGCCATCAATCTGCTCCGTATCGAGGAAAATCTCTCAGCCGCCTGGCAGCGTTTGTCCGGCACCTATGTCGAGCATCTGCCTTGGCTGGAGTGCGCCGAACGTTACGACCGGGCCCACACCTTCCACTACATGGACCCGCCTTACTGGCAGACCGCCGGCTATGGGGTGGATTTTCCGTTTGAGAACTATGAGCGTATGGCCGACTTCATGCGCCGCTGCAAGGGCAGGGTGATGGTCAGTATCAACGACCACCCAGACATTCGCCGGGTGTTCGAGGGCTTTCACTTTGAGACGCTGGATATCCGCTACACCACGACAAATCAGCGCCAGGGTCGGGCCGACATCAGCGGTGAACTGATCGTAATGAATTGGGAGCCAGCAGCTTTCGGAGGTCTTTTTTAG